In Bacillus cytotoxicus NVH 391-98, the following are encoded in one genomic region:
- a CDS encoding small acid-soluble spore protein P: protein MEKNNSKSIRQNSKKGQPSGQPEPLSGSHKVKNRNHSRQKHHAHHDM, encoded by the coding sequence GTGGAAAAAAACAATAGTAAGTCTATTCGTCAAAATTCAAAAAAAGGACAACCATCTGGACAACCTGAACCTTTAAGCGGGTCACATAAAGTGAAAAATCGAAATCACTCAAGACAAAAACATCACGCACATCATGATATGTAA
- a CDS encoding serine-tRNA(Ala) deacylase AlaX has product MEQKLYYSDPYQQSFTAKIRKQEVDHEGNRYVTLTETAFYPTGGGQPHDIGTLNNVSVTNVEEINGEIRHFISEELHEVEVIGKIDWNRRFDHMQQHAAQHILSAAFWDHFNIPTIGFHLGAETVTIDLDTPTLSAETATEALRIANQIVLENHPIHIKWMNLEEAKQLPLRKEPLLYENIRVVIIENFDYNGCGGTHPKYTGEVGPIHIIGWERNKGGIRLSFIAGWRAIKLMGHQQQIIKEVSKQLNSGENDIPRKVHQLITSQKESEKELQVMREKLLVIEANDLLQEAADTHVGMLISKAFSNRSMQEIAKLSAIITEQNENTITYFVTENEDKLQCILACGKSINISMNNMLKDALPTIEGKGGGNPKSARGGGKALISGEQFLQQLVQALKETI; this is encoded by the coding sequence TTGGAACAAAAATTATATTACAGCGATCCTTATCAACAATCTTTCACAGCAAAAATAAGAAAGCAAGAGGTGGATCATGAAGGAAATCGCTATGTTACTTTAACTGAAACGGCTTTTTATCCAACTGGTGGCGGGCAACCTCATGATATAGGTACATTAAATAATGTCTCTGTGACAAATGTAGAGGAAATCAACGGAGAAATCCGCCACTTCATATCTGAAGAATTACATGAAGTAGAAGTAATTGGAAAAATTGATTGGAACCGCCGATTCGATCATATGCAACAGCATGCAGCTCAGCACATTTTATCAGCTGCATTTTGGGATCATTTTAATATCCCTACAATTGGCTTTCACCTGGGGGCAGAAACGGTTACAATTGATTTAGACACGCCAACCCTTTCTGCGGAAACAGCTACTGAAGCGCTCCGTATTGCAAATCAAATTGTCTTAGAAAATCATCCTATCCATATTAAATGGATGAATTTAGAAGAAGCAAAACAATTACCTCTTAGAAAAGAACCATTGCTCTATGAAAATATACGCGTTGTCATCATTGAAAACTTTGACTATAACGGCTGCGGCGGAACACATCCGAAATATACGGGAGAAGTTGGACCCATTCATATTATTGGCTGGGAACGTAACAAAGGTGGCATTCGCTTAAGTTTTATTGCAGGCTGGCGAGCTATAAAATTAATGGGACATCAGCAACAAATAATAAAAGAGGTTTCCAAACAATTAAACAGTGGTGAAAATGATATTCCACGTAAAGTACATCAGCTCATTACCTCTCAAAAAGAGAGTGAAAAAGAATTACAAGTGATGCGTGAAAAGTTACTTGTTATAGAAGCAAATGATCTATTGCAAGAAGCAGCTGATACACATGTTGGCATGCTCATTTCGAAAGCTTTCAGCAATCGTTCTATGCAGGAAATTGCCAAATTATCAGCCATTATTACAGAACAAAACGAAAATACAATTACATACTTTGTCACTGAAAATGAGGATAAATTACAATGTATACTTGCCTGCGGGAAATCTATCAATATAAGTATGAACAATATGTTAAAAGACGCTCTCCCTACGATTGAAGGAAAAGGTGGCGGAAATCCGAAAAGTGCTCGCGGTGGCGGAAAAGCCCTCATTTCAGGCGAACAATTTTTACAGCAACTTGTTCAAGCATTGAAGGAAACCATTTAA
- a CDS encoding Hsp20/alpha crystallin family protein, whose product MSKKKKNCLFRVDGFEEWMDQFCSGSYLNCNFPNYIHIDLCETEQEYILETDVPNVTEQNVFIKKMETGLNICIFKKNVPLQRTIFLPASIVYKKMIACIENGFLSIHISKNEIANPHEKKVLFSNEY is encoded by the coding sequence ATGAGCAAGAAAAAGAAGAATTGTCTTTTTCGTGTTGATGGTTTTGAAGAATGGATGGATCAGTTTTGCTCTGGTTCCTACCTCAACTGTAATTTTCCAAATTATATTCATATTGATCTTTGTGAAACAGAGCAAGAATACATTTTAGAAACAGATGTACCAAATGTGACAGAACAAAATGTATTTATAAAAAAGATGGAGACAGGCCTAAACATTTGTATTTTCAAAAAAAATGTTCCCTTACAAAGAACGATTTTTTTACCGGCCAGTATCGTTTACAAAAAAATGATAGCTTGTATAGAGAATGGTTTTCTTTCCATTCATATATCTAAAAATGAAATCGCAAATCCACATGAAAAAAAAGTTCTTTTTTCCAATGAATATTGA
- a CDS encoding long-chain fatty acid--CoA ligase, protein MMMNVPLTIHSMMERAETLFPKKEIISRTHDRVTTLTYKQIGERTRRLSSVLKKLGVNEGERIGTLAWNHHRHVEAYFAIPGIGSVLHTINIRLSPQHISYIVNHAEDRILLIDEDLVPLVEKIQGELSTVQAYIIMTDKEEIPETSLTPVYHYEHLLAEGNPKHQFLKEIDENMPAGMCYTSATTGNPKGVVYTHRSTVLHCMALGLADTAALSESDVAMAIVPMFHVNAWGLPFAATWFGTKQVLPGPMFTPKILLEMIQKEKVTVAAGVPTIWLGVLQELEQHDYDLSSMSRILCGGAAAPKSVIAAFEQKYHVPFVHAYGMTETSPLVTLARLKSYEKDLSYEEQLEIRSKQGYLVPGVEMKIVGGNGEVKWDGSEMGELCLRAPWIAASYYKDERTAEGFRDGWLYTGDVVTVDEEGCVKIVDRTKDVIKSGGEWISSVDLENALMAHEAVFEAAVVAVPHPKWQERPVACVVRKPNRVVTKEELYEFLQPQFAKWWLPDDIVFMKEIPKTSVGKFLKQALRKELNKK, encoded by the coding sequence ATGATGATGAATGTACCATTAACAATTCATTCGATGATGGAAAGGGCAGAAACATTATTTCCAAAGAAAGAAATTATTTCTCGTACACATGATAGGGTTACCACGTTAACGTATAAACAAATTGGAGAACGAACGCGAAGGCTTTCTAGTGTATTAAAGAAATTGGGAGTAAACGAAGGAGAACGAATTGGAACGTTGGCATGGAATCATCATCGACATGTGGAAGCATACTTTGCTATTCCTGGTATTGGTTCTGTATTGCACACAATTAATATTCGTTTATCTCCCCAGCATATTTCTTATATAGTCAACCATGCCGAAGATCGAATTTTACTTATTGATGAAGATTTGGTCCCGCTTGTGGAAAAGATACAAGGAGAATTATCGACTGTACAAGCATATATCATTATGACGGATAAAGAGGAAATACCAGAGACTTCATTGACGCCTGTATATCATTATGAGCACCTTCTCGCTGAAGGAAATCCGAAGCATCAATTTTTAAAAGAAATTGATGAAAATATGCCGGCTGGTATGTGCTATACTTCGGCAACAACAGGAAATCCAAAAGGTGTTGTATATACGCATCGTAGTACAGTGCTTCATTGTATGGCGCTTGGATTAGCTGATACAGCAGCGCTATCGGAAAGCGATGTGGCAATGGCGATTGTGCCGATGTTTCATGTGAATGCATGGGGATTACCATTTGCGGCAACGTGGTTTGGAACGAAGCAAGTTTTGCCTGGTCCGATGTTTACACCGAAAATTTTACTGGAAATGATTCAAAAAGAGAAAGTGACAGTAGCAGCTGGAGTACCTACAATTTGGCTTGGTGTTTTGCAAGAATTAGAGCAACATGACTATGATTTATCGAGTATGAGCCGGATTTTATGCGGGGGAGCTGCGGCACCCAAAAGTGTAATCGCAGCATTCGAACAGAAATATCACGTTCCTTTTGTACACGCGTATGGTATGACAGAAACGAGCCCACTTGTAACACTTGCAAGGTTAAAAAGTTATGAAAAAGATTTATCATATGAAGAGCAACTTGAAATAAGATCAAAACAAGGATATCTTGTGCCGGGAGTTGAAATGAAAATAGTTGGAGGAAATGGAGAAGTGAAATGGGACGGGAGTGAGATGGGAGAACTTTGCTTACGTGCACCGTGGATTGCTGCAAGTTACTATAAAGATGAGCGTACAGCGGAAGGATTTCGTGATGGGTGGTTATATACGGGGGATGTTGTAACGGTAGATGAAGAAGGATGCGTGAAAATAGTAGATCGAACAAAAGATGTGATTAAAAGCGGGGGTGAATGGATCTCATCTGTAGATTTAGAGAATGCACTTATGGCGCATGAAGCGGTGTTTGAAGCAGCAGTTGTTGCAGTTCCCCATCCTAAGTGGCAAGAGCGACCTGTTGCTTGTGTCGTACGAAAACCAAATCGTGTCGTAACGAAAGAAGAGTTATATGAATTTTTACAACCGCAATTTGCGAAGTGGTGGTTACCCGATGATATTGTATTTATGAAAGAAATCCCAAAAACATCAGTAGGGAAATTTTTAAAACAAGCATTGCGAAAAGAATTGAACAAGAAATAA
- a CDS encoding YfmQ family protein — translation MTTWFIVMLVVFAAFKVVVASIPTSVVESLISKFELHPQLSEDVTSITLDGKQIEGEEKKCIIQEFNEAIFLEKYYFPPSAEGTPLMIQTKTGKTNVTFFIYRYDDHIDVIKQYKKKVVGYSLRSKKLQNPAMLVTEGAI, via the coding sequence ATGACGACATGGTTTATCGTGATGTTGGTTGTGTTTGCTGCTTTTAAAGTAGTAGTGGCGAGTATTCCAACATCTGTTGTGGAGTCTTTAATCAGTAAGTTTGAATTGCATCCGCAACTTAGTGAAGACGTTACAAGTATAACTCTAGATGGGAAACAGATAGAAGGAGAAGAGAAGAAGTGCATCATTCAAGAGTTTAATGAAGCAATCTTTTTAGAGAAGTATTATTTTCCTCCAAGTGCAGAGGGAACACCATTAATGATTCAAACAAAGACAGGAAAAACAAATGTTACATTTTTCATCTATCGTTATGATGATCATATTGATGTAATTAAACAATATAAGAAAAAAGTAGTAGGGTATAGCTTGCGTTCGAAAAAACTTCAGAATCCTGCGATGTTAGTAACGGAAGGTGCGATATAA